Sequence from the Numida meleagris isolate 19003 breed g44 Domestic line chromosome 2, NumMel1.0, whole genome shotgun sequence genome:
CTTTGCTAACTGGGAAACTGACCACGGGCATGTCAGTACCCTATAAAAATTTAGGTATTACAGGTATTTAAGATAATTTTGGATTGCTTCAATCCTAACTCTCACCTTTGTAAATCATCAATGTTGTTGGTTAATATTTCTTAggcatttttcagtttattctgTGCTCAGGGATTTACTGCCTTTATGTTTTGTAGGTTGCTAGTCTGAACTGAAAGACATAAATACACTTTGCTTTTGTAAAGAGTGTGTGTATACACATCTAATGTTGGAAATTAAAGCTCCATAGTCATCCTCTTTGCTTCATTAATTCAAATCTCTGCTGGCTTTAATTGTTGAGGGATATGAAAGTGGTGCAGTGAGGTACTATATAAACCACCTCCTCAAGATTTGACCTGACTCTTAACAATGTAAAAGGTTGCTTATCATTAAATTTATCATTGAAGCAAGGTTTCTAAATTGAATATTATCCCAGCATTTACATCCACAGCTTGGTTAAACAGGCATCCTGTCTTAATGGAACTGGGAAGCTGGTGAGAGCTGGGGAGAAATCATCTTAGATCTTGCAGGTTGTTTGCAGTAGAAGTGAGAATCTCTAGTTCTTGATCTAGCTCCAGAGCAGGTTTATtgaaattcctgttttctttttaaagttttcagtTCTCTGTGATAACCAGTCTCTCATCCTTTCAGTAAATAGCCTTCAAAGGATGTTGTGGAGATAAAGCAGCCATGTGAAGGGgacaaaagaggaggaaaggggaCTTTTGGTCCCTAGGTtttattcaaacagaaataGACCAAATAAAATAGGTGTGAATGCTGAAGTACACCTAGATAATTCTAAACATATCTCAAGGCCAAATAATAATGACTGGATCAAAAACCCCACCTGAATTActtaggcattttttttccaatgcagTTGCTAGCCTTGGCAGCTGTGATGGGGTGAGTTCCATTTTCTCTCATGGCTCAGTATAAGTTGTAGATGATCAGAACACCAAACAGTCATGCATTCTaggcagagaaacaaaattgtACCCGGTAAAGCAAGCAGATGAAACTGGGAGCTCTGAAACCGTGACACATTTGGCGAACAGTAATCGTTAAAAACACGATCACATTGACTAGTTTGGATCTGGAAGGAGAGCAGCTTTTTCCCATGGTCTGCAGCTTTCAATGATGCTTCAGTGAAATTGCGAGTGGAATATTAATCAATGagctaaaaataattctctctTTATCTATTAATAATAATCAGGAAAGATAAACATCATAAATCTCAACACTTGCAGCTACCAATAACCCAAACCTTCCATCTGCctgatttaatttattttcatagcttAATTTATGAATGTAAATGTCAGATGTCAGGAGCTGCAGTGCACCTAATTATTGAAtataattacaaagaaaaaaaaaagagaaaatcgGGACTATTTTCACTGGGCAAATTTTCAGATTACAAACTTaaacaatttaatattttgttttgcaaaaacGGCATCGAATTTTATACTCAGAGGTCTTGGGTATAAAGAAAGCCCTTTTTGATCATGTACGAAGAGATATTCTTATATTacccaaggaaagaaaagtgagagaTTCTTTGCTTGtcgtttgttttgttttcaataaatatCTCACTGTCAAtcttgttagaaaaaaaaggttttatttggCTTTAGCGTCATTGAAggattaaatatgtttttactttctttctgaGCTCGTCCATCACTGCTGACTGATCAGAACTGCAGGCAGCAAGCTCTTGAAATCGGAACTGTTGCTGTCGTTTCATAGTGTTGTCAGTAGCACTAATGTACTTCTGCTGAGCTGCCGGCAGTAAGGATGCTTACATATGCCAAAATCCCAGCTCATCCCTTCTGTGATGAGAAGTAGTCGGTGTGAGGGGACACTGGCTTCCCAGCTTCAGCCACAGCAACTTTCACATCTGTGTAACGTAGCAATTTTGGGGGGGCTAAATACAATGCTCTTTACACCTGTGAAATGCTGTGAGACTTTGCTGCCTACTTAGGAAAgcaatatatacatatatgctaTAAAGCTAACATACACCATCATAGCACATAGTAGTATAGTCCACCTTCTAGAGCATATTTTATTAGATTCTTTCATTCTGGCCTTAGTAAGCATAGTCTGGGAGCTGAGTGGTGGCAAAGAGGAAATCCATTTCATCCCGGCATCGTTGGGATTGGCTTTAGTTGTATGGTTACATGAGTGTCCTTCACAAAGCCATAACTTTAGCATCTATCTAGCTTGTCCCGATATACCTTGCACCAGTACAAATTTGTCGTGGCTCCTCTGACATAAAACCAGCACAAATGGGCTGCCTCGAATTGTTTAGTTCAGTTCAGATGCCTGATCTTTTGGAGTGGATCCAGCATTgtataaagcttttttttttttttttttaattacttgcaCGTACTTAAGTATAAAAACGGACAGGATTTGTGTTCTTGGAAATGCAGGCTTGGGGAGCTCTGCCCGGCCCCAGGCACCGCTCTGTGCTTGGTCCTGTGCAGCTCAGCCTTGAACGGAAGGGCAGGAAAGCCGTAATGACAGCTCCTGGTGCAGTCCAAACgtattttaatttcactgagaaaaaCACAACCGCTTTGTGATCTTAGCGATCTCAGTGATCTGTGAGATCTTTGTAATGCTGAATTAATCTTCATGTACAATGAGCGGCTCCGATCTCGATTACGTTGTTCCTAATACGAAGAAAGAGCCATTTCCAGGCTCCCGTCGGCTTCATTGGGGTTTCTGTAATCCCACACCCCAGCCGCGCTCTCTCTGCTCCCCGCGTCCCTCCCGCCCTTCCCACGCCTCtgatggatgccctgtcccgGGGTCAGGAAGGCGGCACGGCCGCCCAGAGCAGCGCCTGCAGCCTCGGGACGGGGTTTAACCCCTTCCCGGGAGCTCCGAGCTCCTCCGCGATGCgctgctctcccctccctgccccggGCCGTTCGGGAGCGGCCGAACCCGCGGTCCCCAGCGAGCAGCGGCACCTCTCGGGCTCCGGGCGCTGCCGGCCAGGGGGAAGCGCTCTTACCTGCGCCCGGGATCCCGCACGCCGCTCTGCTCCCTCAGCAGCCGCGGGGTCGGGAGCTCCGCGGTGTCCTCCCGGCTCCTCTGTGAGCCCGGGGAGGCTCCGCGCTGCGTGCGGCGGGGGCGGAGGGCTCGGGGCAGCTCGGCGGAGTTCGGCTTGCGGTGTGCGATGGTGCAGGGGAACCGGGCACCTTTCGGATGCCGGGGGCTGTGATTTGGGTGGAAAGCAGTTAACGTTATGTCGAGATGTTAGAGtttggaaagagattttttttatatatacattttatatatttttaatagatacttagattttagattttaatagattttattttatcccTTCAGCAGTACGCCATCCCTGGGCAGCGGCTCCGAGCTCCGCACACTTTCCCAACGCAAAGTCCCGAAAGTTTCTTTATTCGGGACGATTTCTTTGCACATCACTTAATGTAAACGGTTTGGGACTGCCTAAAGGAGGCAAAGCGCGTTGCCTTTAAGTACgcgttaaaaagaaaaaaaaaaaaaaaggcctctGCCTTGAGAAAGGCTCGGTTCGCAGGAAACCCTCCGGatgtttgctgcttttcatgTGGCATTTGTGGTCGGCTCTGATAACGGCGCGCTCCGTGAGGGCCCCGAAATAGAAGCGCGGCTCTCTGCGGAGGATCCCCGCGCTGCGCTCGGTCGGGTTTAAAAGGTCATCGGGAGTCGGGGGCGGGGGGGAGTTTGCGGCTCACCTCGGGGCCACGGGGGGGTCGGGAAGCGCCGGGAGCTTTCGGGGAAGCGATGTGGGGCCTTGCTGCTCGGGGAGCGGTGAGTTGGGCTCGGAAGCACCTCGACGCTGAAAGCAGAAcgggagaaaaaagaaaaaccgTCTGTGGAGCGCTGGAAGGGCTCCGAGCTGGCAGCGCTCCTGCACGAAGCTGGGCTCGGTTGGGTTCAGAGCGCACCTGGCGTTCTTTGATCCGCGCTCACTGAGCTGGAGGAGCGCTCCGCACAAATCGCCCAAAGGCGGCAGCTCACTTCATCACCTCACGTTTTCTGCTGAAAGCGACAGCCCTAAAATTACCGTGAAGCACATTCACGGCGAGCTCGTTCGGGGTTTGTTCCCTGGACTCAAGAAACCATTTCTGCTGAGCGCAACGAGGGGGGCGGGCGGGCACTGTAACGAGATCGGCTCGGGACAAGGTGGCACCCGGGGTGCGGGGAGCTCCTCGGGGCTGCTGTGTTCTCCGGCgccgggctgggctggggccGGCCCGGCGGAGGCTGCGAGCACACCGATCCGTCAGGGCACCGCGCCGTTGCCTTTTACTGACTGCTTAGCTCGAAAGCCGGCTTGCTTTCTCCGTGTTCTGTCCTGCGCACGGAGAAGTACGCTTCCCTCGAGCGCGACTGTGCTTCAGATAAGGTTCGGATCCCACTTAATTCCGAACGTTCCCCGGGTATCACCCGGCAGCAAGCCTTCCTCGGGCACTCGGCCCAGGGCCGGGGGGTCTGGACGTGTTGCAGACCTCAGCCACAAAGGAGTTCCTGGCACAGGGACCTCAGAAAAGCGCCCGATACAGCGCCCCGACGGCGGGGGCAGCTGGAGGGCACCCAGTATGCTCCTGGGTGCCCTCAACAATCCTATGGTTATTGATTTCTATATGACATATAGATATACACACGAGGGCTGGGTTCTGCAGGCAGAATACCCCGCTGAATTGCTTTTACAAATACATTGTGTTGTTGTAGGGATGGTGGTATTGTGCGTTTGGATGCAATCAGTGCACGCACATACAGGGACGAACACTGTCGTTGactgctctgctttttgctgtaCCTGGTGTAAGGGAGATGTAGGGCTGGCGCGTGTGTGCGAACAGGGGTGAAACGAACCCCGGCTCctggctgggctggggcaggtGCCCCTCCTCAGACAGCGGTTCGGCCCCTGCATCGGGGATACCCCGAGGCGTCAGAGCTCTGGGAGCCGTTCGCTGCTGTGGAACCGAAGAGCACAACGGAGAGGGGGACGTCAACGCAAGGTGTCTCGAAGTGAGCACGCTCCACGATGCCGGTGTCTCACCTTGCTCACTACCGCTGTGTTTCCGTCATTTATAAAACCCGCACTGGACCAGCGGGTGCACGGCACCGGGTTTTAAGCTGCCTGAGTGAGGAAATAAGATGTTCGAACGAGATAAAGGCAATGCTGCCTTCTTTCGTTTCATTTCGCTGAGAATCCTTACAGTGCCGGTTTATGTGACCAAAGCGGGTGCCCTTATCCAAATACATTTTCGGTCTTCACTTGGAAGGTGATGAGGGTTTGGCTGATTCTTACCAAGCCGCCTTCCAACTGTGCCTACAACCCAGTCCCGTGGTGCCATGGACTGCGTAGATGCTCCTGGAAATGCTCTGTCCCTTCCACCGATGTCGTGTCACTGCGGTTTCAGTGGCCGTGGGGCTCCAGACGGCAGCGCCCCATTATCACCGCGCCGACGGCTGGCCCAGGCCCCCCAGTCCCAATAGGCGGAGCGGCCAGGGCCGGCCCCCGCNNNNNNNNNNNNNNNNNNNNNNNNNNNNNNNNNNNNNNNNNNNNNNNNNNNNNNNNNNNNNNNNNNNNNNNNNNNNNNNNNNNNNNNNNNNNNNNNNNNNNNNNNNNNNNNNNNNNNNNNNNNNNNNNNNNNNNNNNNNNNNNNNNNNNNNNNNNNNNNNNNNNNNNNNNNNNNNNNNNNNNNNNNNNNNNNNNNNNNNNNNNNNNNNNNNNNNNNNNNNNNNNNNNNNNNNNNNNNNNNNNNNNNNNNNNNNNNNNNNNNNNNNNNNNNNNNNNNNNNNNNNNNNNNNNNNNNNNNNNNNNNNNNNNNNNNNNNNNNNNNNNNNNNNNNNNNNNNNNNNNNNNNNNNNNNNNNNNNNNNNNNNNNNNNNNNNNNNNNNNNNNNNNNNNNNNNNNNNNNNNNNNNNNNNNNNNNNNNNNNNNNNNNNNNNNNNNNNNNNNNNNNNNNNNNNNNNNNNNNNNNNNNNNNNNNNNNNNNNNNNNNNNNNNNNNNNNNNNNNNNNNNNNNNNNNNNNNNNNNNNNNNNNNNNNNNNNNNNNNNNNNNNNNNNNNNNNNNNNNNNNNNNNNNNNNNNNNNNNNNNNNNNNNNNNNNNNNNNNNNNNNNNNNNNNNNNNNNNNNNNNNNNNNNNNNNNNNNNNNNNNNNNNNNNNNNNNNNNNNNNNNNNNNNNNNNNNNNNNNNNNNNNNNNNNNNNNNNNNNNNNNNNNNNNNNNNNNNNNNNNNNNNNNNNNNNNNNNNNNNNNNNNNNNNNNNNNNNNNNNNNNNNNNNNNNNNNNNNNNNNNNNNNNNNNNNNNNNNNNNNNNNNNNNNNNNNNNNNNNNNNNNNNNNNNNNNNNNNNNNNNNNNNNNNNNNNNNNNNNNNNNNNNNNNNNNNNNNNNNNNNNNNNNNNNNNNNNNNNNNNNNNNNNNNNNNNNNNNNNNNNNNNNNNNNNNNNNNNNNNNNNNNNNNNNNNNNNNNNNNNNNNNNNNNNNNNNNNNNNNNNNNNNNNNNNNNNNNNNNNNNNNNNNNNNNNNNNNNNNNNNNNNNNNNNNNNNNNNNNNNNNNNNNNNNNNNNNNNNNNNNNNNNNNNNNNNNNNNNNNNNNNNNNNNNNNNNNNNNNNNNNNNNNNNNNNNNNNNNNNNNNNNNNNNNNNNNNNNNNNNNNNNNNNNNNNNNNNNNNNNNNNNNNNNNNNNNNNNNNNNNNNNNNNNNNNNNNNNNNNNNNNNNNNNNNNNNNNNNNNNNNNNNNNNNNNNNNNNNNNNNNNNNNNNNNNNNNNNNNNNNNNNNNNNNNNNNNNNNNNNNNNNNNNNNNNNNNNNNNNNNNNNNNNNNNNNNNNNNNNNNNNNNNNNNNNNNNNNNNNNNNNNNNNNNNNNNNNNNNNNNNNNNNNNNNNNNNNNNNNNNNNNNNNNNNNNNNNNNNNNNNNNNNNNNNNNNNNNNNNNNNNNNNNNNNNNNNNNNNNNNNNNNNNNNNNNNNNNNNNNNNNNNNNNNNNNNNNNNNNNNNNNNNNNNNNNNNNNNNNNNNNNNNNNNNNNNNNNNNNNNNNNNNNNNNNNNNNNNNNNNNNNNNNNNNNNNNNNNNNNNNNNNNNNNNNNNNNNNNNNNNNNNNNNNNNNNNNNNNNNNNNNNNNNNNNNNNNNNNNNNCCGGAACTCGCTCGGGGTTCTGAGGGTGCCGcggccgcgccgcgctccgGGCATTGCCGGGATCGCCGTCCCCGTCCCACCGCGCGGTGCCGCGTTCGTACCGCGGAACCCCAGCGTGGCACACAGCGGCCGAGATCCTGGCGGAGATCGGGATGGTTTTGTAACGTTGTACAGAGTGCGGGTTTTTATATGTTGGTCGTGTACAGAGTAATTTTGcactttttcaaataaaggGACAATAATAAAACCGCTCCTCGCTATCTCCTCGCAGAGATACGATCGCCGTGTGCGATCTATCACCGCCGCTCTTTGCACTGCTCCTATGGGTGCCCCGCAGTGAGGGTGCGGCTCCGGCACAGGCTGCAGGCGGTCCCTCCCATCCCTCTGCTCCGAACGTACCCGCAGCGTTCGGTGCTCGGATATTgcctcttccccccccccccccgctccccaGGTGATGTTCTGAGCATGTATTGGTGGGTTTCGGTGACGGCTGCGACCGATCTGACCGCATTTAAACCCACGGTGGCAGGGAGGTGGCTCCGCGGggttgctgctgctcctccgcAGCGGCTCATTGCGAGGAGCGTTTTAGACCCCTCACTTTTGATTTCCCTAAAGTAATTCCTGTAACAAAGTGATCTTGCCTATAGATAGAATTACCTTTGCCACTGGTAAATACGCACGGCCGGGTGCAAACTGGCCGCCATCGCTGAGCCTCCCGCACAGCCCCGCTGGCAGAATGCAGTGTCACTTACACGCTGCTCGTGAGTCACCGGTCACAGCGCGTTACACCTGCCAGAggccctcccctccctccctaCCCACCCATTCCGGCTGCAGAGCTCCGTCCCAGCGCTGCGCTCTCTGCAGCCCCACCGGGCGCTCCCTTGAGGCTCCCACGAGTGCACGGCAGAAGCGGCGCTCAGCAGACGAACACGGGCAGAGTTCGGTCACCTCTCTGCGGATCCGAGAGAACCCCGCACGCAGAGCAGTGTCCGGATGGTGCCTGGGATATTAACAGTGCTTGGGCAGTGGCTGAGTGTCGCTTTTCTCACACAGTTTAAACCTACGGGGTTTGattaaattcatagaatcatagaatcgtttgagttggatgggacccttaaaggtcatgtagtccaactctCCTGGAAGGAACAGGGACGTctgcagctacatcaggttgctcagagccccgaccagcctgaccctgagtgtctccagggatggagcgTCCACcccatctctgggcaacctgttccagtgcctcaccaccctcatcataaaacaacttcttccttacatccagcctaaatctcccttctttccatttgaaaccatttcccctggtcctgtcacaacagaaactgctaaagagtctgtccccttctttcttatagctcccttttagatactgaaaggctgctgtcagctcttcctggagtcttctccaggctgaacagccccagctctctcagcctgtcctcataggagaggtgttccatcccttggactATTTTTGTGGCCATCCTCTGGACATACTgcaacaggtccacatctctcctatactgagaactccacatctggacgcagtactccaggtgaggcctcaccagcatagagtagaggggcaggatcacctccctctccctgctggccatgctgctttggatgcagacCAGGATagggttggctttctgggctgtgaggacacactgctggctcatgtccggTTGCCATTCACCAGTATCCCCAGATTCACTTTCCCCTTCACCCTATTCATGACTTCGTGGAGGAAAATCGCTTTCAGCCGGTCTAGAACCAAATCACTCTAACGCTGTTGGTATGTTTGAGCACCTCCTGGCAGTGACTGCCAGTACGCTGTGTTAAATAAACATCGGGGACTGAGAAACAGGGCTGAACGCATCCTCTTTGGGTAATCGCCAAAGCCCCCAAATGAGCCCCGTGTCTCTCTGCAGACGCGGAGGCCCCCTCAGCACCAGGGGTGCCCGCGGGCAACGACAGCAGTCTCCAGGCCCGCTCCGCTTGTTTGCCGCAGGCGGAGCTGAGGGAGGGCCGCGGGGGCCGCAGAGCTGCGTACCGTCGGAGGGCACTGCTGGCCCCGGGTGTCCCTCGCAGGGCCATGGGGATCTCGCCCGCTCCGCTCTCGGCCCTCCgcctctgctcctctcctccccgGGAGGGCAGCACGGCATTTCGCTGAAGAGCCACgcagagggagagggaaagcgAGGCAGGTTGGGGAAAGAGGGATTTTCCGACGTGGAACCTTTGGGTTTGTATCAGCCCCCACAGGGCGTCCGTCCCCGTTCTCCCTTGTGCCAAAGCggctcccagctcagcaccagccccagcacagctgtccCGGGGGCCCGAAGGGAGCCAACCTCCCCGTACCCTTGTCTCTGTGTCCCCATGTTCCTGACATAACACCCCGGATCTGTGCAGCGCGGGGCTGGGTGTTAGCTTTAGGATACGCTCCATCAGTGCAAAGCCCANNNNNNNNNNNNNNNNNNNNNNNNNNNNNNNNNNNNNNNNNNNNNNNNNNNNNNNNNNNNNNNNNNNNNNNNNNNNNNNNNNNNNNNNNNNNNNNNNNNNNNNNNNNNNNNNNNNNNNNNNNNNNNNNNNNNNNNNNNNNNNNNNNNNNNNNNNNNNNNNNNNNNNNNNNNNNNNNNNNNNNNNNNNNNNNNNNNNNNNNNNNNNNNNNNNNNNNNNNNNNNNNNNNNNNNNNNNNNNNNNNNNNNNNNNNNNNNNNNNNNNNNNNNNNNNNNNNNNNNNNNNNNNNNNNNNNNNNNNNNNNNNNNNNNNNNNNNNNNNNNNNNNNNNNNNNNNNNNNNNNNNNNNNNNNNNNNNNNNNNNNNNNNNNNNNNNNNNNNNNNNNNNNNNNNNNNNNNNNNNNNNNNNNNNNNNNNNNNNNNNNNNNNNNNNNNNNNNNNNNNNNNNNNNNNNNNNNNNNNNNNNNNNNNNNNNNNNNNNNNNNNNNNNNNNNNNNNNNNNNNNNNNNNNNNNNNNNNNNNNNNNNNNNNNNNNNNNNNNNNNNNNNNNNNNNNNNNNNNNNNNNNNNNNNNNNNNNNNNNNNNNNNNNNNNNNNNNNNNNNNNNNNNNNNNNNNNNNNNNNNNNNNNNNNNNNNNNNNNNNNNNNNNNNNNNNNNNNNNNNNNNNNNNNNNNNNNNNNNNNNNNNNNNNNNNNNNNNNNNNNNNNNNNNNNNNNNNNNNNNNNNNNNNNNNNNNNNNNNNNNNNNNNNNNNNNNNNNNNNNNNNNNNNNNNNNNNNNNNNNNNNNNNNNNNNNNNNNNNNNNNNNNNNNNNNNNNNNNNNNNNNNNNNNNNNNNNNNNNNNNNNNNNNNNNNNNNNNNNNNNNNNNNNNNNNNNNNNNNNNNNNNNNNNNNNNNNNNNNNNNNNNNNNNNNNNNNNNNNNNNNNNNNNNNNNNNNNNNNNNNNNNNNNNNNNNNNNNNNNNNNNNNNNNNNNNNNNNNNNNNNNNNNNNNNNNNNNNNNNNNNNNNNNNNNNNNNNNNNNNNNNNNNNNNNNNNNNNNNNNNNNNNNNNNNNNNNNNNNNNNNNNNNNNNNNNNNNNNNNNNNNNNNNNNNNNNNNNNNNNNNNNNNNNNNNNNNNNNNNNNNNNNNNNNNNNNNNNNNNNNNNNNNNNNNNNNNNNNNNNNNNNNNNNNNNNNNNNNNNNNNNNNNNNNNNNNNNNNNNNNNNNNNNNNNNNNNNNNNNNNNNNNNNNNNNNNNNNNNNNNNNNNNNNNNNNNNNNNNNNNNNNNNNNNNNNNNNNNNNNNNNNNNNNNNNNNNNNNNNNNNNNNNNNNNNNNNNNNNNNNNNNNNNNNNNNNNNNNNNNNNNNNNNNNNNNNNNNNNNNNNNNNNNNNNNNNNNNNNNNNNNNNNNNNNNNNNNNNNNNNNNNNNNNNNNNNNNNNNNNNNNNNNNNNNNNNNNNNNNNNNNNNNNNNNNNNNNNNNNNNNNNNNNNNNNNNNNNNNNNNNNNNNNNNNNNNNNNNNNNNNNNNNNNNNNNNNNNNNNNNNNNNNNNNNNNNNNNNNNNNNNNNNNNNNNNNNNNNNNNNNNNNNNNNNNNNNNNNNNNNNNNNNNNNNNNNNNNNNNNNNNNNNNNNNNNNNNNNNNNNNNNNNNNNNNNNNNNNNNNNNNNNNNNNNNNNNNNNNNNNNNNNNNNCTCTCCGCCGTGGTGTCGGACGCCAGCAGCGCCGTCTACTACTGCGGCTACGCCGACGGCTGAGGGCTGCGGCAGCGCCGGGACGCCTCGCTCCTATTTATGTAATTTATTGGACTGTTCTCGGGACATTTTCGCAAAGCCCGTCGGGGTGGAAGTGCCGTTACCGAACAGATATAAAGCCTTGTTTCCAGCTGGTCTTGCACTAACGTGCCTGTGCGGTAACACTTCAGTTGTCGTCCATGCCCGAAATCAGTGTCTTCCTTGCTGCATCAGTGCTGTTACTGTCCGCACGGTTTTATCCGCTGATTTAAACTGTActctatttatatataattttttgtacttcaggaaaataaatggctgTACAGCTATTTCTGTCATTCTCTTTGGTCCTACGGCCCTGTAGGGAGACGCAGTGGCAATAAAAGCTGTCATGTCTTACGGCGGAGTGAGGAGATTGCAGGTGCCGAGTGACTTCGTTGCCATAACAATCTCGCCGAAGACGTTCGTTTCTCGTGTGGCTGCGTTCCTGCCCCAGCGCTGCGCGGGTGGAGCTGTGCCGATGGCTGTCCTCGACTCTGACATTATGTGAGCGTGCTGAGATGTGGTCCTCTTTCgtgattttatgtttgtttgatTTCCATTTTGTAATTGCCGGCTAGATTTTGTGATTGTCATTAAATGCATTGGGGAAAACCTGCCCTGAAACTGTCATCTGTGACAGAAGGAACCAGGTAGGTTTGaggtgctgctttctgttttaaaaccaaCTATTTTCAGCAACTCACAATTGACATTTATACTGTATTTACACGAGCTTTCTACCACCTACCTCTGAGTAAGTTAAGGTTCTGTCTGTTGGGGTTCAGTCATCCTCTGGTAGGGTGATAGAATGCCCACATGCTCATCTCAGTTGCTCTCACCCAACTGCTGGTATCCATTACCCATTAAGACAAGTGCTGTTTCACTGTGTTCCTCTGTTCTGCCCTGTGACTTTATTGCCAGTGTAAGAACAGAGCTACACCCCCCTCTGATTGTAACTCTGCTTACACAGAGATGCTTCTGGTGGTCATTCCCATTGGGAGATGCTGACTGGGGCCAACTGGTGTTAATTGATGAGAATGTCAGAGACACTAATTCATAAATGGAGCTTGAAAACTTGGATCGGTGACATccataataaataattttagatAGAAGTACTTTATTTTGCACTAGATTCTTAGACTGCTGAATTATGATTGAAGAAATCCAGCCAAGACTCCAATTATGTAATCCACGCTCAGTTTTGTGAAAGTTATGGTAACTTCAATTTATGATGATGGCCATTTGCTGAACACCTGCAAAATACACACCACcagctgaattattttctaacagATAATCCCATAACTGCATACTTGAGCAGAGAGTGTTTTACCTGGGAGAGGCCATTTTATGTAGATCAGAGGAAATCCTGGTTATATCCACTTAAGTGGAACTGTGTTTTCACTGCTGTAAGTGAACTTTTAACTGTGAGTGTGtgtgaaactgaaaaagctTACCTGAAGTTGCTGTAATTATGTAGAACTTCAATTGTAGTGAATACAAAATGCAGTTCTCCAAAGTATCATTAAATTGCCTAAACCTTGAGGTGaccatttttctgcttcctttgaCCTCTTCATTTGCTGTCTGCCTTCTAATACCGATTTTTCCTAGAACATTTGTTCACTATCTGCATGcaatgaagcagcagctgaggaatgCCTCATCCAATGCAGTACGTATCCCATCCTGTTATATGAGCCTATGTTTGGCCTGAGACAAGGTGAGgattaagaaacaaacattaTCAGTGTGTTTTTGAGTTAAACATTGAGGACAACTGGGGCTGTGGAATAATTGGCTTGATTTTCCATTTACATAATGAAGTTTTTACTTCAGcatctttgcttttgctgtattttccttctactATGCTCTTTGCCTAGATGATATTCCTTTTGTTactcacattttatttcttcctcttgtgTGACATCCCAAACATTCCTGCCAGGTTTGTACATTCTCTTCCCATTCTCCAGCATCCAAGCTTTTCCCCTTTGTCTGAATTCTGCTTGTATGCTGTCCCTTTCTGTAATTGCTTTGCAAGCTCTGTTACACATAGTCTGGTGAAGAGCATCCCTTGTACGCCCTGGgtgctcagctgctctgtgtggcTGGGGCTTGCATCTGCAGGACCAACAGTGACGATGCAGGAGgcgcagagcagagcatgaATCCTTCACCTCACTCCTTGCTGgtttgctggagctgctgcacaaTGAGGGCATGCA
This genomic interval carries:
- the LOC110393634 gene encoding uncharacterized protein LOC110393634 isoform X4, with the translated sequence MQGPNRCLRRGTCPSPARSRGSFHPCSHTRASPTSPLHQRRGASEPNSPLPEQQGPTSLPRKLPALPDPPVAPSPRHPKGARFPCTIAHRKPNSAELPRALRPRRTQRGASPGSQRSREDTAELPTPRLLREQSGVRDPGRRMHDCLVF
- the LOC110393634 gene encoding predicted GPI-anchored protein 58 isoform X6, yielding MAPRDWVVGTVGRRLASRCFRAQLTAPRAARPHIASPKAPGASRPPRGPEPPASERCPVPLHHRTPQAELRRAAPSPPPPPHAARSLPGLTEEPGGHRGAPDPAAAEGAERRAGSRAQNA
- the LOC110393634 gene encoding uncharacterized protein LOC110393634 isoform X5 encodes the protein MQGPNRCLRRGTCPSPARSRGSFHPCSHTRASPTSPLHQRRGASEPNSPLPEQQGPTSLPRKLPALPDPPVAPSPRHPKGARFPCTIAHRKPNSAELPRALRPRRTQRGASPGSQRSREDTAELPTPRLLREQSGVRDPGRRCESCCG
- the LOC110393634 gene encoding uncharacterized protein LOC110393634 isoform X1; amino-acid sequence: MAPRDWVVGTVGRRLASRCFRAQLTAPRAARPHIASPKAPGASRPPRGPEPPASERCPVPLHHRTPQAELRRAAPSPPPPPHAARSLPGLTEEPGGHRGAPDPAAAEGAERRAGSRAQEQRNRDRSRSLYMKINSALQRSHRSLRSLRSQSGCVFLSEIKIRLDCTRSCHYGFPALPFKAELHRTKHRAVPGAGQSSPSLHFQEHKSCPFLYLSTCK
- the LOC110393634 gene encoding uncharacterized protein LOC110393634 isoform X3 — translated: MQGPNRCLRRGTCPSPARSRGSFHPCSHTRASPTSPLHQRRGASEPNSPLPEQQGPTSLPRKLPALPDPPVAPSPRHPKGARFPCTIAHRKPNSAELPRALRPRRTQRGASPGSQRSREDTAELPTPRLLREQSGVRDPGRRNNVIEIGAAHCT
- the LOC110393634 gene encoding predicted GPI-anchored protein 58 isoform X2, whose protein sequence is MAPRDWVVGTVGRRLASRCFRAQLTAPRAARPHIASPKAPGASRPPRGPEPPASERCPVPLHHRTPQAELRRAAPSPPPPPHAARSLPGLTEEPGGHRGAPDPAAAEGAERRAGSRAQVRALPPGRQRPEPERCRCSLGTAGSAAPERPGAGRGEQRIAEELGAPGKGLNPVPRLQALLWAAVPPS